The Leptospira fletcheri genome includes a region encoding these proteins:
- the gltB gene encoding glutamate synthase large subunit, whose translation MLKLEEQLRIQKYLEENGLYERSFERDNCGVGFVASYAGESSHRIVSMGLKAVGCLTHRGAVDADMQTGDGAGIMIRIPKKLFANYIQDMGHRRPEEDSIGVGMVFLPREDIDKQDICRSLIESALMKFNFKLYAWRYVPVNPEVLGPKANASRPQIEQVLIGKPEGMSNEDFETKLFLIQKKVMRDALKLSMSEDFYICSFSSERIVFKGLFNGNQVAQFYEDLKSDEMVSPYCIFHQRYSTNTFPSWALAQPFRILAHNGEINTIVGNRIWMLAREEELECEKWGEAQKEIHPIIRPHLSDSASLDNAMEAIVRSGKDVLHAKAMLIPNAWSKNFQMSEALKSFYEYNNTLTEPWDGPAALAFAEGDWVGGGLDRNGLRPARYVTTEDGLVVMGSEVGLVQIDEDIITKKGRLGPGEMLAVNLKEGKVYFNEDINSLFEKKYDYREWSKENVEYLDQTIDDSIADAVNYKGDDLRRRQILFAYSPYKQKAVIKPQAVAGKEAIGSMGDDTPLSILMLSRIGLYTYFRQRFAQVTNPPIDYLREKGVTSLYTRLIKKMNLFGNEKPQNCLVLSHPYLTNLGLQRIREKDGKQYKILTLDATFEAHHEPGTDHKYLERALDELLANAVKAANEGVNILILSDKRLNKERAPIPMELAVSAVHNHLIRNKKRSTMSILVETGSAFEIHNIAVLLGYGASGVNSYLIWDTLFDLWSKGDFDSEDGKRPSLAELCKNYRAGVDDGLLKVMSKMGISIMSSYIGGQVFEAIGLSRTLISKYFPGTYSRISGIGIGGIEQNILRNHDQAFNKEINPEDFISEKDDQPHRWSPKVVKFIRKAAVDNDYEAFLEASKILRESDPINIRDLFDFVERKAVPIEEVETVSEIQKRFLTPGMSHGALSIEAHTDLAVAMNRLGAKSSSGEGGENPSRFVVDSKGDLANSSIKQVASGRFGVTSEYLNSAQELEIKIAQGAKPGEGGQLPGKKNNEEISTNRHTPMGIDLISPPPHHDIYSIEDLSQLIYDLKQANHKAQVSVKLVSEAGVGTIAAGVAKANADIILISGHAGGTGAASLTSIKHAGSPWELGLSETHQVLVMNGLRDRIVLRTDGGIVSGRDVIIAACLGAEEYGIGTASLVALGCIMARKCHLNNCPTGIATQDPKFRSKYKGSPDQVANLMTLLAMEVREYLAKLGFRSMDEIIGRTDLLKQITRYEQDRLDSLDLNPILVRLPLLYDSVKKKNRLERREPVGEVLDDRIIKDAEPALEGKTSMSLSYSVRNTNRTVGAKISGLISKKYGSKGLPGKLEVILEGTAGQSLGAWLAKGVQLTLHGDANDYVGKGLCGGTIVVRKHRRSKLKAYENVIIGNTCLYGATSGKLFCSGRAGERFGVRNSGADAVVGGAGDHFLEYMTSGTVVCLGPVGKNMGAGMTGGKAYFFQKGWELEPLLNKEYVKIVGLEHEDTDAIKSLITEHTKLTGSELSDEILKNWDASKKYFVKVVPK comes from the coding sequence ATGTTAAAACTTGAAGAACAGTTGCGGATCCAGAAATACTTGGAGGAAAACGGTCTTTATGAGCGTTCCTTCGAGCGTGATAACTGCGGTGTAGGTTTCGTCGCTTCTTATGCGGGCGAATCCAGTCATCGTATCGTTTCCATGGGACTGAAGGCAGTCGGATGCCTGACCCATCGTGGAGCCGTAGACGCCGATATGCAGACCGGCGACGGAGCCGGAATCATGATCCGGATCCCCAAAAAACTGTTCGCGAATTATATCCAGGATATGGGCCACCGTCGTCCCGAAGAGGATTCCATCGGTGTCGGAATGGTTTTCCTTCCCCGCGAGGATATAGACAAACAGGATATCTGCCGCAGTCTCATCGAATCCGCGCTGATGAAATTCAATTTCAAGCTTTACGCGTGGAGATACGTACCCGTGAATCCGGAAGTGCTCGGCCCGAAAGCCAACGCATCGCGCCCTCAGATCGAGCAGGTGCTCATCGGAAAACCGGAAGGGATGTCCAACGAGGACTTCGAGACCAAGCTATTTTTAATTCAGAAAAAAGTAATGCGTGACGCTCTGAAACTTTCCATGAGCGAAGACTTCTATATTTGTTCGTTTTCCTCCGAAAGGATCGTATTCAAGGGTCTTTTTAACGGAAACCAGGTGGCGCAATTTTACGAAGATCTGAAGAGCGATGAGATGGTATCTCCGTATTGTATCTTTCACCAACGTTATTCCACGAATACGTTTCCGAGCTGGGCTCTCGCTCAACCTTTCCGTATTTTGGCTCATAACGGAGAGATCAATACGATCGTAGGAAACCGAATCTGGATGCTTGCCAGGGAAGAGGAATTGGAATGCGAAAAATGGGGAGAAGCCCAAAAGGAGATCCACCCGATCATTCGCCCCCATTTGTCGGATTCCGCCAGCTTGGACAATGCGATGGAGGCGATCGTACGCTCGGGCAAGGACGTGCTCCACGCCAAAGCGATGCTGATCCCGAACGCCTGGAGCAAGAACTTCCAGATGTCCGAGGCGTTAAAATCTTTTTACGAATATAATAATACTCTAACGGAACCCTGGGACGGTCCGGCCGCCCTGGCATTCGCCGAAGGGGACTGGGTCGGGGGCGGTCTGGATAGAAACGGACTCCGGCCCGCTCGGTACGTCACTACGGAAGACGGTCTGGTGGTCATGGGCTCCGAAGTCGGGCTCGTCCAGATCGACGAGGATATTATCACGAAAAAAGGGCGTCTCGGTCCCGGAGAGATGCTCGCGGTAAATCTGAAGGAAGGAAAGGTTTACTTCAACGAAGATATCAATTCTCTCTTCGAGAAAAAATACGACTACCGCGAATGGTCCAAGGAAAACGTGGAATACCTGGATCAGACGATAGACGATTCGATTGCCGATGCGGTGAACTACAAAGGAGACGATCTAAGAAGAAGACAGATCCTATTCGCGTATTCTCCCTATAAACAAAAGGCGGTGATCAAACCTCAAGCCGTTGCCGGAAAAGAAGCGATCGGCTCCATGGGAGACGATACACCCCTTTCGATTCTGATGCTTTCCAGGATCGGTTTGTACACGTATTTCCGTCAGAGATTCGCTCAGGTAACCAATCCGCCGATCGATTATCTCCGGGAAAAAGGGGTGACTTCCCTTTACACCCGTCTGATCAAAAAGATGAATCTTTTCGGAAACGAAAAACCCCAGAACTGTCTGGTACTGTCCCATCCGTATCTCACGAATCTAGGCCTACAGAGGATTCGGGAAAAGGACGGCAAGCAGTACAAGATCCTGACTTTGGATGCGACTTTCGAAGCGCATCATGAACCTGGTACGGATCACAAATATCTGGAAAGGGCTTTGGACGAGCTGCTTGCAAATGCGGTCAAGGCGGCCAACGAAGGTGTGAACATCCTGATTCTTTCCGATAAGAGGTTGAATAAGGAAAGGGCGCCGATCCCGATGGAACTGGCCGTTTCCGCCGTCCATAACCATTTGATCCGGAATAAAAAACGTTCCACTATGAGTATTCTCGTGGAAACGGGTTCCGCTTTCGAAATTCATAATATTGCTGTTCTGCTCGGATACGGAGCTTCCGGCGTGAACAGTTATCTGATATGGGATACTCTGTTCGACCTCTGGTCAAAAGGGGATTTCGATTCCGAGGACGGAAAACGTCCTTCTCTTGCGGAACTCTGTAAGAATTACCGCGCGGGTGTGGACGACGGACTTTTGAAAGTCATGTCCAAAATGGGAATTTCCATCATGTCCTCTTATATAGGAGGACAGGTATTCGAAGCGATCGGTCTTTCCAGAACACTGATTTCCAAGTATTTTCCCGGTACCTATTCCAGGATTTCAGGAATCGGAATCGGAGGGATAGAGCAGAATATCCTCAGGAATCACGACCAAGCCTTCAATAAGGAAATTAATCCTGAGGATTTCATTTCCGAGAAGGACGATCAGCCTCACCGCTGGTCCCCGAAAGTGGTCAAGTTCATTCGAAAAGCTGCGGTGGACAACGATTACGAGGCGTTCTTGGAAGCCTCTAAAATTTTACGAGAAAGCGATCCGATTAATATTCGGGATCTGTTCGATTTCGTGGAAAGAAAGGCGGTTCCGATCGAGGAAGTGGAAACCGTTTCCGAGATACAAAAGCGCTTTTTGACTCCCGGTATGAGTCACGGGGCTTTGTCTATCGAGGCGCATACCGATCTTGCCGTCGCGATGAACCGCTTGGGAGCAAAGTCTTCTTCCGGAGAGGGGGGAGAAAATCCTTCCCGCTTCGTGGTGGATTCCAAGGGGGACCTGGCCAATTCTTCCATCAAACAAGTGGCTTCCGGTCGTTTCGGGGTTACTTCGGAATATCTGAACTCCGCCCAAGAACTGGAAATCAAGATCGCCCAGGGCGCTAAACCGGGGGAAGGCGGTCAGTTACCTGGCAAGAAGAACAACGAGGAAATCTCTACGAACCGTCATACTCCGATGGGTATCGATCTGATTTCCCCGCCTCCTCACCACGACATTTATTCCATCGAGGATTTGTCTCAGCTGATCTACGACCTGAAACAGGCGAATCATAAGGCACAAGTCTCCGTAAAATTGGTATCCGAGGCCGGCGTGGGCACCATCGCGGCGGGAGTCGCGAAGGCGAACGCGGATATCATTCTGATCTCCGGTCATGCCGGAGGAACCGGGGCCGCTTCCCTAACTTCCATCAAGCACGCCGGATCTCCGTGGGAACTCGGACTTTCCGAAACCCATCAAGTTCTTGTAATGAACGGATTAAGGGATCGGATCGTTCTGCGGACCGACGGAGGTATCGTTTCCGGACGTGACGTGATTATCGCCGCGTGTTTGGGTGCGGAAGAATACGGAATCGGCACGGCTTCTCTAGTCGCTTTGGGTTGCATTATGGCTCGCAAATGCCATTTGAACAACTGTCCGACAGGGATCGCGACGCAAGATCCGAAGTTCCGCTCGAAGTACAAAGGATCTCCGGATCAGGTCGCGAACCTAATGACTCTGCTTGCTATGGAAGTGAGAGAATATCTCGCAAAACTGGGATTCCGTTCCATGGATGAGATCATCGGTCGTACGGATCTTCTAAAACAGATCACTCGTTACGAGCAGGATCGACTGGATTCTTTGGATCTGAATCCGATTCTCGTTCGACTTCCTCTTCTTTACGATTCCGTAAAGAAAAAGAATCGTTTGGAAAGAAGAGAGCCGGTGGGCGAGGTGCTGGACGATCGGATCATCAAAGACGCGGAACCCGCTCTGGAAGGTAAGACCTCCATGTCGCTTTCCTATTCGGTCCGAAATACGAATCGGACCGTTGGAGCTAAAATCTCCGGTTTGATTTCCAAGAAATACGGATCCAAAGGATTGCCGGGAAAACTGGAAGTGATTTTGGAAGGAACCGCCGGCCAATCTTTGGGTGCATGGTTAGCCAAAGGAGTCCAACTCACTCTCCACGGAGACGCGAACGATTACGTCGGTAAGGGACTCTGCGGTGGAACCATCGTAGTCCGGAAACACCGTCGGTCCAAATTGAAGGCGTACGAAAACGTGATCATCGGCAATACCTGCCTGTATGGTGCGACTTCCGGAAAACTGTTCTGCTCGGGACGGGCAGGAGAAAGGTTCGGGGTTCGGAACTCGGGTGCGGACGCGGTCGTCGGTGGAGCCGGGGATCACTTCTTGGAATACATGACCAGCGGAACCGTCGTATGTTTGGGGCCGGTAGGGAAGAATATGGGCGCCGGGATGACCGGCGGTAAGGCCTATTTCTTTCAGAAAGGTTGGGAACTTGAGCCTTTGCTGAATAAGGAATACGTGAAAATTGTGGGGCTGGAGCACGAGGATACTGATGCGATCAAATCCTTGATCACGGAGCACACAAAATTGACGGGTTCGGAATTGTCGGACGAGATTCTAAAGAACTGGGATGCTTCGAAGAAGTATTTTGTGAAAGTGGTTCCGAAGTAA
- the ispG gene encoding (E)-4-hydroxy-3-methylbut-2-enyl-diphosphate synthase, with product MNFRYNHSPFSYKRRRTREVKVGDIGIGGNNPIRIQSMITADTRDTENSVRQILELERIGCEIVRLTVPSQPDADNLPNIRKELKRLGSKVPLVADIHFTPSVALKSVEWVEKVRVNPGNFADKKKFAVRDYSDAEYKEELERISEVFLPLVSRCKELGVSMRIGTNHGSLSDRIMNRYGDTPLGMVESALEFIRIAESIGYKDIIVSMKASNPQVMIQAYRLLCSRFLELQMDYPLHLGVTEAGDGKDGRIKSAIGIGSLLEDGLGDTIRVSLTEDPIHEIPVARLLADKFNSKIPPEADGISYSEFRNPYTYQRFYSRPVNIANVLIGETHPVRVETVLPFSSSSDFNSSLANLRNFAKALSLDVELVSVPFPDDPALREELIESAGSSPIPVGVLVERNELLYADDTEDLKPFAKVVVDPFHHFQNGDLLMDFLKTREGRGMTELRVQSYQIESLKGLPEMLQSNGIESVAFSLHSSHILHDYRKLAKILSDWDYPIVLNGEFQDEETALYEASIGIGGLLTDGIGDILRIRVPSAEPETVLQLGFDLLQATRLRLTKTEYISCPSCGRTLFDLQSTTARIKERTGHLKGVKIAVMGCIVNGPGEMADADFGYVGAGPGKVHLYRGKEIVLKNVPYEEADEKLVELIKSSGMWVERESLETF from the coding sequence ATGAATTTCCGATACAACCATTCTCCGTTTTCCTATAAACGCCGACGCACCAGGGAAGTGAAAGTGGGAGACATAGGCATAGGAGGAAACAATCCGATTCGGATACAGTCCATGATCACCGCCGATACCCGTGACACGGAAAACTCCGTTAGACAAATCCTGGAATTGGAAAGGATCGGTTGTGAAATCGTACGTTTGACGGTTCCTTCCCAACCGGACGCGGACAATCTTCCGAATATTAGAAAAGAATTAAAGCGACTCGGAAGTAAGGTTCCTTTGGTGGCGGATATTCATTTTACTCCCAGCGTCGCTCTGAAATCCGTGGAATGGGTCGAGAAAGTCCGCGTCAATCCCGGAAACTTCGCAGACAAAAAGAAATTCGCCGTCAGGGATTATTCCGATGCGGAATACAAAGAGGAACTCGAAAGGATCTCCGAAGTGTTTTTACCTTTGGTTTCCCGCTGCAAGGAATTAGGTGTGTCCATGAGGATAGGGACCAACCACGGATCCCTTTCCGATCGGATTATGAACAGGTACGGCGATACTCCGCTGGGTATGGTGGAATCCGCGCTGGAATTCATACGCATCGCGGAAAGCATAGGCTATAAGGACATCATAGTCAGCATGAAAGCGTCGAATCCTCAGGTGATGATCCAAGCCTACAGACTACTTTGCAGCAGATTTTTGGAACTCCAGATGGATTACCCTCTTCACCTAGGAGTTACCGAAGCGGGCGACGGTAAGGACGGAAGAATCAAATCCGCGATCGGGATCGGTTCCCTTTTGGAAGACGGACTCGGAGATACGATCCGAGTCTCTTTGACGGAGGACCCGATCCACGAAATTCCGGTAGCGAGATTATTGGCGGACAAATTCAACTCCAAGATCCCGCCGGAAGCGGACGGAATCTCCTATTCCGAATTCCGAAATCCTTATACGTACCAGAGATTTTACAGTCGCCCCGTAAACATTGCGAACGTTCTGATCGGGGAAACCCATCCCGTACGGGTGGAAACAGTTCTCCCGTTCTCTTCCTCTTCGGACTTCAACTCCTCTCTCGCAAACTTAAGAAATTTCGCAAAAGCCCTATCCTTGGATGTGGAACTCGTCTCCGTTCCTTTTCCGGACGATCCGGCTCTGAGAGAAGAATTGATAGAGAGCGCAGGGAGCTCTCCGATTCCCGTCGGAGTTTTGGTGGAACGAAACGAACTATTATACGCGGACGATACGGAAGATCTGAAACCGTTTGCGAAGGTGGTAGTCGATCCCTTCCACCATTTCCAAAACGGCGACTTGCTCATGGATTTCCTAAAAACCAGGGAAGGAAGGGGAATGACGGAGCTCCGAGTCCAGTCCTATCAGATCGAAAGCCTCAAAGGACTACCGGAAATGCTGCAATCGAACGGAATCGAATCCGTCGCCTTCTCCTTGCACTCTTCGCATATCCTCCATGATTACCGGAAACTTGCCAAAATACTGAGCGACTGGGACTATCCTATCGTTTTAAACGGGGAATTCCAGGACGAAGAAACTGCGCTTTACGAAGCTTCCATCGGCATCGGAGGACTCTTGACGGACGGGATCGGCGACATTCTTCGGATCCGAGTCCCCTCTGCGGAGCCGGAAACCGTCTTGCAACTCGGATTCGACCTTCTCCAGGCAACTCGATTAAGGTTAACGAAAACCGAATATATTTCCTGCCCTTCCTGCGGAAGAACTCTATTCGATCTGCAATCCACCACGGCCAGAATCAAGGAGAGGACGGGACACCTCAAAGGGGTCAAGATTGCCGTCATGGGCTGTATCGTGAACGGCCCCGGAGAAATGGCCGACGCCGATTTCGGTTATGTGGGAGCAGGTCCGGGAAAAGTGCATCTATATAGAGGTAAGGAGATCGTTCTTAAGAACGTGCCTTACGAGGAAGCGGATGAAAAATTGGTGGAATTGATCAAATCATCCGGAATGTGGGTGGAACGGGAATCCTTGGAGACCTTCTGA
- a CDS encoding alkaline phosphatase family protein, which produces MRRLRSILFFLAAMIAVGSVFSAPSSGRPKLIVVVSVDQLAGNLIESKSMKTWGGEFTRGFKTLQEEGVYFTNAYHAHGFTETGPGHSVILSGRFPANTKITQNSWSDPETGEEIYCVTDKETDLLESKKKGNGASPKHFAGTALGDWLQSQVPNSRAFTFSGKDRAAVLMGGAKPAGAYWFDEETFTFTTSTYYGKQLPDWLTNYNKKVLSKFSEDINWKLPAQRNFNAGKYQVGTYSLYTGNNKAIHKAGAALDKSLYLRYRATPFFDDAILEGATRLIEEEKLGEGETTDLIAIGLSATDYIGHGFGNQGPEMRDQLLHLDEILGTFIEKIRNSHPGAWIVLTADHGAPDLAERLMESGKDASRIDPDVWRRKFVREVSAKLKTGQAELFWKIRDPSQIYIRPAYDLKKAGVSKEKLLEVSLETLKTMPGVLEAYSGEEIQKTNLPTQTDPGQFSIKERLKLSYVPGRSGDILVAFKPFTVVGDTDKFEYLVHHGSPHDYDRKVPILFLGPWSAKKILKPARVADIAPTLAKYLGIRPSEKLDGEILPLD; this is translated from the coding sequence ATGCGACGACTCAGATCGATCTTATTCTTTTTGGCGGCGATGATCGCCGTCGGTTCCGTATTTTCCGCACCCTCTTCCGGACGACCGAAATTGATTGTGGTCGTCTCTGTGGACCAACTTGCAGGAAATCTAATCGAATCCAAATCGATGAAAACCTGGGGAGGGGAATTTACCCGAGGTTTTAAGACACTCCAGGAAGAAGGCGTATATTTTACGAACGCGTACCACGCGCACGGATTTACGGAAACGGGTCCGGGGCATTCCGTCATCCTTTCGGGAAGGTTCCCGGCAAACACGAAGATTACCCAGAATAGCTGGTCCGATCCGGAAACGGGAGAGGAGATCTATTGCGTCACGGACAAGGAAACCGACCTTTTGGAATCCAAAAAAAAGGGGAACGGCGCGAGTCCGAAACATTTCGCCGGAACCGCTCTGGGAGACTGGCTCCAATCACAGGTACCGAATTCGAGAGCTTTCACTTTTTCGGGAAAAGACAGAGCGGCTGTGCTGATGGGCGGGGCCAAACCCGCAGGCGCCTATTGGTTCGACGAGGAGACCTTTACGTTTACGACCTCCACGTATTACGGAAAACAGTTACCGGATTGGCTGACGAACTATAACAAAAAAGTTTTAAGTAAATTCTCCGAGGACATCAATTGGAAACTTCCCGCCCAGCGGAATTTCAACGCGGGCAAATATCAGGTCGGCACCTATTCGTTGTACACCGGAAACAACAAAGCGATCCACAAAGCGGGGGCCGCTCTGGATAAGAGCCTGTATCTGAGATACAGAGCCACTCCGTTTTTCGACGATGCGATTCTGGAAGGCGCGACTCGGCTGATAGAAGAGGAAAAACTCGGAGAAGGAGAAACCACGGATCTCATCGCGATCGGTTTGTCCGCCACCGACTATATCGGCCACGGTTTCGGAAACCAAGGCCCCGAAATGCGGGACCAATTGCTTCATCTGGACGAAATCCTCGGAACTTTTATCGAAAAGATCCGAAACTCGCATCCGGGCGCTTGGATCGTACTCACTGCGGATCACGGAGCTCCCGACTTAGCGGAGCGCCTAATGGAATCCGGAAAGGACGCAAGCCGGATCGATCCGGATGTTTGGAGGAGAAAATTCGTTCGCGAAGTCTCCGCAAAATTGAAAACGGGACAGGCTGAGCTGTTCTGGAAGATACGGGATCCTTCCCAGATCTATATCCGTCCCGCGTACGATCTGAAAAAAGCCGGAGTTTCCAAGGAAAAGTTGCTCGAGGTTTCTCTCGAAACTCTGAAAACCATGCCGGGAGTCCTAGAGGCGTACTCGGGAGAAGAAATTCAAAAAACGAATCTCCCTACCCAAACCGATCCGGGACAATTTTCCATCAAAGAGAGATTGAAATTGAGTTATGTGCCGGGTCGATCCGGAGACATTCTTGTGGCATTCAAGCCGTTCACCGTCGTAGGCGATACGGATAAATTCGAATACCTGGTCCACCACGGAAGCCCTCACGATTACGATCGTAAAGTTCCGATTCTGTTCTTAGGTCCCTGGTCCGCCAAGAAAATCCTGAAGCCGGCCAGGGTTGCGGATATCGCCCCTACTCTGGCAAAATATCTGGGGATCCGGCCGAGCGAAAAGTTGGATGGAGAAATCCTACCACTGGATTGA
- a CDS encoding esterase/lipase family protein: protein MVKRSFRPSFLLFLLLLFVAIHCATYSKKTYSKYEQENLVRLNAVNHEGLSELTKQFLKSNDLYESYSEYPRLVIYDLDNRLTATKSRNLAYYLAELCYHSGTSLDPEDPMFSRMFASALVYSYTYLFDSNAEPSEPDPFAMEFRFALDTYNRSLAQLVRFAKRNRKLARVTDLNVHLVRGTLTMTDVKVETAWTPKSFLQVEVAWDYKVSGFSNHIRREGIGAPLILVRKYPELEPAERRKYEFVGGVGQAYPGTAFLSLEESYLENRSLELKATIHLYDPVYRNRIEFSGLDLPMESDTTTPLAYMLSAAQKKDGFLSAFDGEAGREKRGLYFVYPYRHDKIPVVFVHGLASSPFVWFPMINELLADPEINGKYQFWVYWYPTSNPIPVSGAEFRETLYDLRKVYDPKSEHAAFDKMVLVGHSMGGILAKLMVIRSRKEEWLRELKVVPAVWTAAPTDLKKQVARLFDYDPVHFVRRVIFIATPHRGSSLAEGFLGTVARLLFVLPKGVADNLGKAVRFLTMDKNQDDFVSEKYGVDSLSPQSVFMKVTAEKIPAVKFHSIIGNSRLRDLDWINDSVVSYDSSHLDGAESELLVPSEHSVQSHIPTFLEVKRILKEYGGPESKN, encoded by the coding sequence TTGGTAAAACGGAGTTTCCGCCCCTCCTTCCTGCTGTTTCTACTCCTTCTATTTGTGGCGATCCATTGCGCCACCTATTCCAAGAAGACTTATTCCAAATACGAACAGGAAAACTTGGTTCGATTGAATGCGGTAAACCACGAAGGTTTGAGCGAACTCACGAAGCAATTTCTGAAAAGTAACGATCTTTACGAAAGTTATTCCGAATATCCCAGGTTGGTCATTTACGATCTGGACAACCGCCTAACCGCGACTAAGTCGCGTAATCTTGCCTATTATCTGGCCGAACTTTGTTACCATTCAGGAACTTCCCTCGATCCGGAAGATCCGATGTTTTCGCGAATGTTCGCGTCCGCATTGGTGTATTCGTATACGTATCTGTTCGATTCCAATGCGGAGCCTTCCGAGCCGGACCCATTCGCCATGGAATTCAGATTCGCATTGGACACCTACAATCGTTCTCTCGCACAGCTTGTCCGTTTTGCAAAGAGAAATCGGAAATTGGCAAGAGTGACCGATCTGAACGTCCATTTGGTTCGCGGAACATTGACGATGACGGATGTCAAAGTGGAGACCGCCTGGACCCCAAAGAGTTTTTTGCAGGTAGAAGTGGCGTGGGACTACAAGGTCTCGGGTTTTTCCAACCATATCCGAAGGGAAGGGATCGGAGCTCCGCTGATTTTGGTGCGGAAGTATCCCGAATTGGAACCGGCGGAAAGAAGAAAATACGAATTCGTGGGCGGAGTTGGACAAGCCTATCCCGGTACCGCGTTCCTGAGTCTGGAGGAATCCTATCTCGAAAATCGGAGCCTGGAGTTGAAGGCGACGATCCATCTTTACGATCCGGTCTATCGGAATCGCATCGAGTTTTCCGGCTTGGATCTTCCAATGGAAAGCGATACCACGACTCCTTTGGCGTATATGCTTTCGGCCGCTCAAAAGAAGGACGGTTTTTTATCCGCCTTCGACGGGGAAGCAGGCCGAGAAAAGCGCGGGTTGTATTTCGTTTATCCGTACCGTCACGATAAGATTCCGGTCGTCTTCGTGCACGGATTGGCTTCTTCTCCCTTCGTTTGGTTTCCGATGATAAACGAACTGCTCGCGGACCCGGAGATCAACGGTAAATACCAATTTTGGGTTTACTGGTATCCGACGAGTAATCCGATTCCGGTTTCGGGTGCGGAATTCAGGGAAACGTTATACGATCTTCGAAAAGTCTATGATCCGAAATCCGAACATGCCGCCTTCGATAAGATGGTCTTAGTCGGTCATAGCATGGGGGGAATCCTCGCGAAGCTGATGGTAATTCGGAGTAGGAAGGAGGAATGGTTGCGGGAACTGAAAGTGGTTCCTGCCGTTTGGACCGCCGCTCCGACGGATTTGAAAAAACAGGTAGCAAGACTTTTCGACTACGATCCGGTGCATTTTGTGAGAAGGGTGATTTTTATCGCGACCCCGCACAGAGGTTCCTCCTTGGCGGAAGGATTCTTGGGAACGGTCGCTCGGCTTCTATTCGTTTTACCGAAAGGGGTCGCCGACAATTTGGGGAAAGCGGTTCGATTCCTGACTATGGACAAAAATCAGGATGATTTCGTTTCCGAAAAATACGGCGTCGACAGTCTTTCTCCGCAGAGCGTTTTTATGAAAGTGACTGCGGAGAAAATCCCTGCGGTAAAATTCCATTCCATCATCGGAAATTCCAGGCTACGGGATTTGGATTGGATCAACGACTCCGTAGTTTCTTATGACAGTTCTCATCTGGACGGGGCAGAATCGGAATTGCTCGTCCCTTCGGAACATTCCGTTCAAAGTCATATCCCCACATTTTTGGAAGTGAAGCGGATCTTAAAGGAATACGGCGGGCCGGAATCTAAAAATTGA